AAGTAAGAGTGGGTTTGTACTGCTGCCAAATTCAGCGCCCATTTCTTTTTCAACTTTCTTGATTGCTTTTTTAACTTGCTCTTCGAGAGATTTTGGATAGTTTTTACCATTTTTGTAGTAGTGAGTGCAGACTTCTGTGGTGATTGTAAAGCCCGGAGGTACGGGAAGTTTCATATTAATCATTTCTGCGAGGTTAGCACCTTTACCGCCAAGAAGTGATTTCATTTCTGCAGTGCCATCAGCTTTCTTTCCACCAAAATAATATACATATTTTGTCTTGTCCACTGATTTTTTAGCAACTTTTTTGTCTTTGCTCATTTTTATTAAATCCTTAAAATATATAACAAATATTAGTTTTATTCAAATATAGATTACAAAAATAATCATTTTTTTGTCAATATAATAATGTATTTTAAAATTAACTGGATATTAAAAATAACTATGCTAAAATAAACAATCTTTTATCATTGCAAAATAAAATTTTAAGTATTTCATTTACGTTACTATGATTTGTGCGAAATCATGTTAATATCAAATTACAAGGATATTTAATGAAATTATTAATTAATGGTAAAAATACTGAAATCAAATCGAATACCGAAACACCACTTCTATGGGTACTTAGAGATGAGTTGGGATTGACAGGTGCAAAGTATGGATGTGGAATTGGTGTCTGTGGCACTTGTACAGTGCTGATAGAGGGTAAAGCTGAGCGATCCTGCATCTCACCGGTTTCAGAACTTGCAAATAAACAGGTAACTACTATTGAAGGATTATCCGATGAAGGCACACATAATGTGCAAAAGGCTTGGATGGAGATTGGGGTTACACAGTGCGGATATTGTCAACCCGGGCAAATTTTATCAGCAGTAGATTTACTTAGCAAAAATCCTAAACCAAGTGATGATGATATTGATGATGCAATGTCAGGTAATATCTGTCGTTGCGGCACATACAATAAAATCAGAAGTGCAATTCATTTAGCCGCGGAGAAATAACAAAATGAACAATACAAATATTGGAAGACGTAGATTTACAATCGGTGCCGTTGCCGGTATAGGTGCCGTTGCTGTGGGTATTTCCTCACCGATTGAATTGATTTCTCAGATTGGCTCTTATGATAAGAATAAAGGTGCTTTTTCACTCGAACCGAATATTTGGCTGGAAATACGAAGAGATAATACGATAATTATTACAATTCCACGTTCAGAATTAGGTCAGGGTGTCAGGACATCACTATCAATGATTACTGCTGAGGAATTAGATGCCGACTGGAACCTGATAAAAGCAATAAATGCTCAGGGTGATAAAAAATACGGCAGTCAAGGAACAGGTGGGTCAACGAGTATCAGGGTCTTTTGGGATACTCTTAGAATGGCAGGAGCTCAAGCACGTATAATGCTGGTTTCAGCAGCTGCATCAATTTGGGGAATACCCTCTTCGTCCTGCCGTACAGAGAACAGCTATGTTTATGAAATCGGGGGTAGCAGAAAATCAAGCTATGGTGAATTAATTGATAAAGCCGGCGAAATGCCAATTCCTGATGCTGCCGGAATCAAGCTCAAACAACCTGATGAATTTAAAATTATAGGAAAAACAAAATGGCATATTGACAATCCTGAAATCGTTACCGGTAAGGCTATTTATAGTTCTGATTTTAGAACAGATGGAATGAAATATGCCGTAGTAAAACGCTCTCCGGATATAGGGGGAACTCTCATTAAATTCAATGATGATAAGGCTAAAATCGTATCAGGATATTTGCAGTCTTTTCCAATTAATGAAGGACTTGCAGTCGTTGCAGAGAACAGCTATGCTGCTATACAAGCCGCAGATAAAATTGAAGTTGAGTGGAAGCCCGGACCAATAAGTAATATCAGCAGTAAGGATATTAGTAAAAAAATGATGGAACTGATGGGAAGTTTGCCGGAACTACCCAATTCAACCGACAAAGAAATTGAGTCAATATATGAAGTGCCTTTGCTTGCACACGCTACAATGGAACCAATGAATTCATTTGCTAATTTTAAAGACGGCAAATGTGAAATCTGGACTATGACTCAAAATCCACAAACAGCTCGCTCCACAGTGGCAAAAGCATTGGACATTTCTGAAGATGATGTAACTGTAAATGTTTTGCTTTCGGGTGGCGGTTTTGGCAGAGGTCATAGAAATGATTTTGTAGGAATGGCTGCTCAAATTTCACAAAAAGCAGGTTTCCCGATAAAATTCTTCTACACAAAAGAAGATGACATTAAAAATGACTATTACCGTCCTTTCAGCATTCATAAAATCAAGTCCGGTGTTGATGCAAATGGTAATATTACAGGCTGGATTCATAAAGTTGCTTCTCAGGGAACTGTAAAAGCTACTGACCCTCAATATGATATTATTAATATCCAAAATCTTCATGATTCTCATGATTTTTCAATTCCGACAGGTCCTTGGCGCTCTGTGAATAATACGCAGGCAAATTTTGCAAATGAATCTATGATTGATGAATTGTCACTCCTTGCAGGTGCTGACCCCTTGGAATTCAGATTGAAAATGACGAAAGAGCCAAGACTTAAGAAAGTAATTGAGTATGTCGCTGATAAATCAGATTGGAAGAAGCCACTACCAAAGAATTGGGGGCGCGGTGTATCAAGTTTTGTGGGATACGGAGGATTTTCTGCTCACGTGGTTGAAGTTTCTGTAACAAATAGTGGGGTATTGAAAGTAGAAAGAGTTGTTGCAGCTTTGGATTGTGGAATTGCAATTAATCCGGGCAATATCGAAGCACAATTTATGGGTTCAGCTATTGATGCTCTTGCCGTTGCTTTAAAATCAGAGATTACTATTAAAAACGGACAAATAGAACAATCGGGATTTCATGATTATGAGTGGATTAGTATGCGTGAATCAACGAAAATTGAAGTTTATATTATGCCGAGCAATGAATCACCGGGCGGAATTGGTGAGTTGGGTTTCCCTTCAGTTGCTCCGGCACTTTGCAATGCAATTTACGATGCTTGTGGAATCAGAGTCAGAAAATTACCTTTGAAGCATACAACTCTGGAACATAATTTGTAATTATTTGATTTGTTTATATACTCAGAAGCACTATTCTGAGTATATAAACTATTAATATTGGGCACATTCATCAGACTTCATCGCAAACTTTATCATTTTTTAATCTGCCTCATTTTCTACTAAGTATTTTTATCAAGGTAAGATTCTCAAAGAATTTTAATGTATTTTGATTCAGTTGTGATGCATGAAATATTATTTATCAATTAATTTTAGCTTTCCACGGAAACCACGAGCTGAGTAGTAGGAGTCAGCCCCGTTATGATAAATAAAGACTCTGCCAAAGCGATAATCTCCAAACAAAGCACCACCAAGTTTGCGTGTTTCAGCGGGAGTTTTAACCCAACTTGATGTCTTTGTATCAAATTGGGAAAATTGCTGCAATTCGAAATACTCAGCTTCTGTAAGTATCTCAATACCCAAATCTTCAGCCATTGCAACTACACTTCCTGATGGTTTGTTCTGTTTTCTTGCTTCAAGTGCCTGCAAATCATAGCAAAGACTTCTGCGACCTGCCGGACTTTCTTTTGAACTGTCGCAAAATACTATTTCTGAACTAATTCGGAATATGTCAGGTTCGCCTCCGGATAATTCCATTTGTTCGACTGACCATAATTTGTATGGATTGCTTTCAAGTATTGACTGAATTTCACTCCATTCAATATCATTGTTGCGTAAGATGTTCTTTTCAAAACGCTCTTTGAGAATTTTCAGTAATTCAATTTGCCTTTCAGGGCTGACAGATTTATTGCTCATTTTATTTATTTAATTTTACTTTGTTGGAAAACGCTGCTCAAGCACTTTCCATCTGTAGTTGAAAATTTGTTTTAATCTTGGTTTCACAAGAAACGGCTCGACTAATTTTCCTAAAAATCCAAATGGTAATTTGTAATATACTATGTCCTCCATTTCGACGCCACCATCAACCGGCTTGATAAAATGACTGTGATGCCAGAATGAGTAAGGTCCAAAACGCTGCTCATCCACAAAATTATACGGCTCGTTCACGTGTGTGATTTCAGTTACCCACGATACTGGTATTCCGAGCATAGGTCTGACTTTGTAAGTAATAATCATACCTGCATACATCTTGGGTGGTAGTTCAGATGTTACTTCAAAACCCATATCGGGTGGTGTAATATCTTTAAGATTTTTTGGATTAGATAAGAATTCCCACGCTTCTTGGACGCTGATAGGAATAAACTGCTTTTTGTAAAGTCTGAATATACTCATTTTATAACACTCTC
This window of the Ignavibacteriota bacterium genome carries:
- a CDS encoding (2Fe-2S)-binding protein, which translates into the protein MKLLINGKNTEIKSNTETPLLWVLRDELGLTGAKYGCGIGVCGTCTVLIEGKAERSCISPVSELANKQVTTIEGLSDEGTHNVQKAWMEIGVTQCGYCQPGQILSAVDLLSKNPKPSDDDIDDAMSGNICRCGTYNKIRSAIHLAAEK
- a CDS encoding xanthine dehydrogenase family protein molybdopterin-binding subunit, whose product is MNNTNIGRRRFTIGAVAGIGAVAVGISSPIELISQIGSYDKNKGAFSLEPNIWLEIRRDNTIIITIPRSELGQGVRTSLSMITAEELDADWNLIKAINAQGDKKYGSQGTGGSTSIRVFWDTLRMAGAQARIMLVSAAASIWGIPSSSCRTENSYVYEIGGSRKSSYGELIDKAGEMPIPDAAGIKLKQPDEFKIIGKTKWHIDNPEIVTGKAIYSSDFRTDGMKYAVVKRSPDIGGTLIKFNDDKAKIVSGYLQSFPINEGLAVVAENSYAAIQAADKIEVEWKPGPISNISSKDISKKMMELMGSLPELPNSTDKEIESIYEVPLLAHATMEPMNSFANFKDGKCEIWTMTQNPQTARSTVAKALDISEDDVTVNVLLSGGGFGRGHRNDFVGMAAQISQKAGFPIKFFYTKEDDIKNDYYRPFSIHKIKSGVDANGNITGWIHKVASQGTVKATDPQYDIINIQNLHDSHDFSIPTGPWRSVNNTQANFANESMIDELSLLAGADPLEFRLKMTKEPRLKKVIEYVADKSDWKKPLPKNWGRGVSSFVGYGGFSAHVVEVSVTNSGVLKVERVVAALDCGIAINPGNIEAQFMGSAIDALAVALKSEITIKNGQIEQSGFHDYEWISMRESTKIEVYIMPSNESPGGIGELGFPSVAPALCNAIYDACGIRVRKLPLKHTTLEHNL
- a CDS encoding DUF4256 domain-containing protein, yielding MSNKSVSPERQIELLKILKERFEKNILRNNDIEWSEIQSILESNPYKLWSVEQMELSGGEPDIFRISSEIVFCDSSKESPAGRRSLCYDLQALEARKQNKPSGSVVAMAEDLGIEILTEAEYFELQQFSQFDTKTSSWVKTPAETRKLGGALFGDYRFGRVFIYHNGADSYYSARGFRGKLKLIDK
- a CDS encoding SRPBCC family protein → MSIFRLYKKQFIPISVQEAWEFLSNPKNLKDITPPDMGFEVTSELPPKMYAGMIITYKVRPMLGIPVSWVTEITHVNEPYNFVDEQRFGPYSFWHHSHFIKPVDGGVEMEDIVYYKLPFGFLGKLVEPFLVKPRLKQIFNYRWKVLEQRFPTK